One window of Brevibacillus choshinensis genomic DNA carries:
- a CDS encoding PD-(D/E)XK nuclease family protein, translating into MSQSILEQLNSLIQTNPLEKKVLLTDRFAVGNQWVEQLGRMNQGSVLNLHVQTPQTFILEQSRLTLFEQGLTYTTSEESFWIIHFLMHELARVEGAYLTASMLSFGIVRCFHTAIGEMRQAGLRADQLEPAASFENKQKGSYVQALLTRYERYLQEHAWVDDADLQRYVHPMRLPSMIIIEEQADLTPAQLAALDILTQSKLYFLREKGSPRMSVIGLPTEKASFFHALGPVAEVREMFRRMAEQRVSYDEVEIIASDYRTYAPIIHSFAMNASIPCTFSQGLPMIYSRVGRATVLYLDWLESGYPLDPMLRACKQGLFSIASKGKDRQSVIRMLECSGIGWGRERYSLLRAQQNQGNDEQENRVREMCFTFFERLFAVLPVDRDAWTMQDLVRGWLVFLETVPVRTVHDSQVKQRLKQWEKSLRNVELPAMKGADVIRFGRAVVEAIVVGTDGTPGAGKLHVSSLQDGGQTGRSNTYLIGMDESSWTGAASQDLVLLDEERARISPLLRTSEEKAAQHLGKRNRRLGMIHGACTYSFTSFRISDNQSCNPAYELLHVFRQSRELPDTTIEELLEQLGRPVGYVQSSNPVVLDEQESWMKRLISHTGQIYQGNQQVLAVYGHLANGEKAASARADLLVGEYEGVFLPDGIPDATSVSKLEMYARCPTQFFFHEVLRVRPKEVATFDRTKWLSHTQKGTLLHAIFHRYTAQTQEHGGAHDLVRLEIIMEEELARLRQEVPSPSTPIMQKECDEIRRDVEVFWAGEKKRKAVPRYLELAVHQQEEMFQVEMSEEFILPLQAYVDRVDEVEPGKYRIVDYKTGAPRKFKEQEYFSRGTQLQHAIYAIAVEQWLRKTGADPSAEVVESSYYFPTDKGQGQEVARKQNRREETAALVSRLTESIQRGIFPPTQEASICTSCQYEAACGKQAKAMKKKREAAMNQERLSPFLEVEDYA; encoded by the coding sequence ATGTCCCAATCTATTTTGGAACAACTGAATAGTTTGATCCAAACGAATCCCTTGGAAAAGAAAGTTTTGCTAACTGATCGTTTTGCCGTTGGCAACCAGTGGGTAGAACAGCTGGGGCGAATGAATCAGGGAAGTGTCCTCAATCTGCATGTCCAGACGCCACAGACCTTTATCCTCGAACAGAGCCGTCTCACCCTATTTGAGCAGGGTCTGACGTATACGACCTCGGAGGAAAGCTTTTGGATCATTCATTTTCTGATGCATGAGCTTGCTCGGGTGGAAGGTGCATACCTAACAGCTTCCATGCTCTCTTTTGGCATCGTCCGTTGCTTTCACACTGCCATCGGCGAAATGCGACAGGCAGGGTTAAGGGCTGATCAGCTGGAGCCTGCTGCAAGCTTTGAAAATAAACAAAAGGGAAGCTATGTACAGGCGCTTTTGACCCGTTATGAAAGGTATTTGCAGGAGCACGCATGGGTAGACGATGCAGACTTGCAGCGCTACGTCCACCCCATGCGATTGCCCTCTATGATCATAATCGAAGAGCAGGCTGATCTGACGCCAGCGCAGCTAGCTGCACTTGATATCCTCACACAAAGCAAGCTGTATTTTTTACGAGAGAAAGGCTCTCCACGGATGAGTGTCATAGGCTTGCCCACAGAGAAGGCTTCCTTTTTCCACGCCCTCGGTCCTGTAGCAGAGGTTCGTGAGATGTTCCGCAGGATGGCCGAACAGCGAGTGTCCTATGATGAGGTGGAAATCATCGCTTCAGACTATCGTACTTATGCACCGATCATTCATTCTTTTGCGATGAATGCCTCCATACCATGCACGTTTTCGCAAGGCTTGCCGATGATTTACTCCCGTGTGGGGCGAGCCACAGTTCTTTACCTAGACTGGCTGGAATCAGGATACCCTCTAGATCCCATGTTGCGAGCATGCAAACAAGGGCTATTCTCTATTGCTTCCAAGGGTAAAGATCGGCAGTCGGTGATCCGGATGCTGGAATGCTCCGGGATCGGGTGGGGGAGGGAGAGATATTCTCTTTTGCGCGCGCAACAAAACCAAGGCAATGATGAGCAGGAAAACCGAGTCAGAGAGATGTGCTTTACCTTTTTCGAACGCCTCTTCGCCGTATTGCCTGTAGATCGCGATGCGTGGACTATGCAGGATCTCGTTCGTGGATGGCTGGTGTTTTTGGAGACTGTTCCTGTACGAACGGTCCATGATAGCCAGGTGAAACAACGGCTAAAGCAATGGGAGAAAAGCCTGCGGAATGTAGAGTTGCCTGCGATGAAGGGGGCAGACGTGATCCGATTTGGCAGAGCAGTGGTGGAGGCCATCGTTGTGGGCACAGATGGAACACCTGGTGCCGGAAAGCTGCATGTCAGCTCCTTGCAAGACGGAGGTCAGACCGGGCGTAGCAATACCTACCTGATCGGGATGGATGAGAGTAGCTGGACAGGGGCAGCAAGCCAAGATCTAGTCCTGCTCGATGAAGAGCGCGCGAGAATCAGCCCACTCTTGCGTACAAGCGAGGAAAAAGCTGCACAGCATCTCGGCAAACGGAACAGAAGGCTGGGGATGATTCATGGAGCCTGTACCTACAGCTTTACTTCTTTTCGCATCTCTGACAATCAGTCCTGCAATCCCGCATACGAGCTGTTGCATGTTTTTCGCCAATCGCGAGAACTCCCGGATACGACGATTGAGGAGCTGTTGGAGCAGCTAGGTCGTCCAGTGGGGTACGTTCAATCGAGCAATCCGGTTGTGCTGGATGAGCAGGAGTCGTGGATGAAGCGGTTGATTTCGCATACGGGTCAGATATATCAAGGGAATCAGCAAGTATTGGCTGTCTATGGACATCTGGCAAACGGGGAAAAGGCGGCGAGTGCCAGAGCCGATCTGCTGGTGGGCGAATACGAGGGGGTTTTCTTACCTGACGGAATTCCCGATGCGACAAGCGTCAGCAAGCTAGAGATGTACGCGCGCTGCCCGACTCAATTCTTTTTTCACGAGGTTCTACGGGTGAGGCCAAAAGAAGTCGCTACATTTGATCGCACCAAGTGGTTGAGCCATACACAGAAAGGAACGCTGCTGCATGCCATTTTTCATCGGTATACGGCTCAAACGCAGGAACATGGCGGAGCTCACGATCTGGTCCGTCTCGAAATAATCATGGAGGAAGAGCTCGCACGACTCAGGCAGGAGGTTCCTTCTCCTAGTACCCCGATCATGCAGAAGGAGTGCGATGAAATCCGCCGAGATGTCGAGGTGTTCTGGGCGGGGGAGAAAAAGCGAAAGGCCGTTCCTCGGTATCTGGAATTGGCTGTGCATCAGCAAGAGGAGATGTTTCAGGTAGAAATGAGTGAAGAGTTCATCTTGCCCTTGCAAGCTTATGTCGATCGCGTGGATGAAGTGGAGCCGGGCAAGTACAGAATTGTCGATTACAAGACAGGGGCACCGCGCAAGTTCAAGGAGCAAGAGTACTTTTCCAGAGGCACGCAATTGCAGCATGCGATCTATGCGATTGCAGTGGAGCAGTGGTTGCGAAAAACAGGCGCTGATCCGTCCGCTGAGGTAGTAGAGTCTTCTTATTACTTTCCTACTGACAAAGGTCAAGGACAGGAGGTCGCACGTAAGCAGAATCGTCGAGAAGAGACCGCGGCTCTGGTCTCGCGGTTGACCGAGTCGATTCAGCGAGGGATATTTCCTCCCACACAGGAGGCGAGCATCTGTACATCTTGTCAGTATGAAGCGGCCTGCGGAAAACAGGCGAAAGCCATGAAAAAAAAGCGAGAGGCAGCTATGAACCAGGAGCGGTTATCTCCGTTT